A window of the Cynocephalus volans isolate mCynVol1 chromosome 10, mCynVol1.pri, whole genome shotgun sequence genome harbors these coding sequences:
- the THAP11 gene encoding THAP domain-containing protein 11: MPGFTCCVPGCYNNSHRDKALHFYTFPKDAELRRLWLKNVSRAGVSGCFSTFQPTTGHRLCSVHFQGGRKTYTVRVPTIFPLRGVNERKVARRPAGAAAARRRQQQQQQQPQQPPPQQQQPSPSASTVQTAQLQPNLVSASAAVLLTLQAAVDSGQAPGSVPPAPTAPTGEDVKPIDLTVQVEFAAAEGAAAAAAASELEAATAGLEAAECPVGPQLVVVGEEGFPDTGSDHSYSLSSGTTEEELLRKLNEQRDILALMEVKMKEMKGSIRHLRLTEAKLREELREKDRLLAMAVIRKKHGM; this comes from the coding sequence ATGCCTGGCTTTACGTGCTGCGTGCCGGGCTGCTACAACAACTCGCACCGGGACAAGGCGCTGCACTTCTACACGTTTCCCAAGGACGCCGAGTTGCGGCGCCTCTGGCTCAAGAATGTGTCCCGTGCCGGCGTCAGTGGGTGCTTCTCCACCTTCCAGCCCACCACGGGCCACCGTCTCTGCAGCGTTCACTTCCAGGGCGGCCGCAAGACCTACACGGTGCGCGTCCCCACCATCTTCCCGCTGCGCGGCGTCAACGAGCGCAAAGTAGCGCGCAGACCCGCGGGGGCCGCGGCTGCTCGCCGcaggcagcagcaacagcaacagcagccccagcagccgccgccgcagcagcagcagccgtcGCCGTCCGCCTCCACTGTCCAGACCGCCCAGCTACAGCCGAACTTGGTGTCTGCCTCCGCGGCCGTGCTCCTCACCCTTCAGGCCGCTGTAGACAGCGGCCAGGCTCCGGGATCCGTGCCGCCGGCACCCACCGCTCCAACCGGAGAAGACGTGAAGCCCATCGACCTTACAGTGCAAGTGGAGTTCGCAGCTGCAGAGGGCGCAGCCGCTGCGGCTGCCGCGTCGGAGCTAGAGGCTGCTACGGCAGGGCTGGAGGCCGCCGAGTGCCCTGTGGGCCCGCAGTTGGTGGTGGTAGGGGAAGAGGGCTTCCCTGATACTGGCTCTGACCACTCGTACTCGTTGTCGTCAGGCACCACGGAGGAGGAGCTCCTGCGCAAGCTGAACGAGCAGCGGGACATCCTGGCGCTGATGGAAGTGAAGATGAAAGAGATGAAGGGCAGCATCCGCCACCTGCGTCTCACCGAGGCTAAACTGCGCGAAGAACTGCGCGAGAAGGATCGTTTGCTTGCCATGGCTGTCATCCGCAAG